From the genome of Kosmotoga arenicorallina S304, one region includes:
- a CDS encoding adenine nucleotide alpha hydrolase family protein yields MTIEERINSTISEIKGISKKLVVAFSGGKDSTLVATLSREALGKENVKLLNVCFGPYSYSRGLEIVINLAEKLDLDLMFTAAYEDQEEIWKYGPSCNRCTKLAKFNAVLKSTTSIIATGANLSDTWGQTGIALKERLYAPIRDWSKNEINEALKYFSVEVPRIGEAPIREGCKLKHLLKMMANPSYHGQAVAISNEILLDHLSDFPHEMANVKIIGPLSRNIALVNVLPMPSDSKRDSIAKALKKTGIIDTVHWVDKPIKVIISANPGIFNNESSKKWILKGRLQPEFAAPISAEWIESRNRRLATFQIIDYTPEVDR; encoded by the coding sequence TTGACAATTGAGGAACGTATAAATTCCACGATTTCGGAAATTAAAGGTATAAGCAAAAAATTAGTGGTTGCCTTTTCCGGCGGGAAAGACAGCACTCTGGTAGCAACTCTTTCAAGGGAAGCCCTGGGAAAGGAAAACGTTAAATTATTGAATGTATGTTTCGGCCCTTATAGTTATAGCCGTGGTCTTGAAATAGTCATAAACCTCGCTGAAAAGTTAGATCTCGACCTTATGTTCACTGCCGCTTACGAAGATCAAGAAGAAATATGGAAATATGGACCTTCATGCAATAGGTGCACTAAACTCGCTAAGTTCAACGCGGTGTTGAAATCGACCACTTCCATTATTGCCACAGGCGCAAACCTATCCGATACCTGGGGACAAACCGGAATTGCTTTGAAAGAACGATTGTATGCTCCGATCAGAGATTGGTCAAAAAATGAGATTAACGAAGCCCTGAAATATTTTTCCGTTGAAGTACCGCGCATTGGCGAAGCACCAATCAGAGAAGGCTGCAAATTGAAGCACTTATTAAAGATGATGGCTAACCCTTCTTATCACGGACAGGCAGTGGCAATATCAAATGAAATCCTTCTTGATCATCTAAGTGATTTTCCTCATGAGATGGCAAATGTGAAGATAATTGGTCCATTATCGCGAAATATCGCACTGGTAAACGTATTACCGATGCCTTCTGATTCTAAAAGAGATTCGATCGCAAAAGCTCTGAAAAAAACTGGTATCATTGACACTGTGCACTGGGTCGATAAGCCTATAAAAGTGATTATTTCCGCAAATCCCGGTATTTTCAACAATGAATCTTCGAAGAAGTGGATACTGAAGGGTAGACTACAACCTGAATTTGCGGCTCCTATAAGCGCTGAGTGGATCGAATCAAGAAACAGAAGGCTTGCGACTTTTCAGATAATAGATTACACTCCGGAGGTGGATCGATGA
- a CDS encoding zinc-binding metallopeptidase family protein — protein sequence MENLSFKTSSPWEKGDIGSIDSYSKGYMDYISRSLTERLAVEKAVELLEKGGFRSLEDYEASNKKIKAGDGIYLVKANKALLAFRMAGDFKEGMNMIAAHVDSPRLDLKPKPIEEKYGLAFLKTHYYGGIKKYQWMNIPLALVGTVVLESGDKLNINIGNEKGDPVFVISDLLPHLDNRKGDFREVFKGKDLNALAASIPFKAEDKKILLNTHF from the coding sequence ATGGAAAACCTGAGTTTTAAAACATCTTCTCCTTGGGAAAAGGGAGATATCGGCTCTATTGATTCTTATTCGAAGGGTTATATGGATTATATTTCCCGATCGCTTACCGAACGTTTGGCGGTGGAAAAAGCCGTTGAACTCCTTGAAAAAGGGGGATTCAGATCGCTTGAAGATTATGAAGCATCTAATAAGAAGATCAAAGCCGGCGATGGCATTTATCTCGTAAAAGCCAATAAGGCTTTGCTTGCTTTTAGAATGGCTGGTGATTTTAAAGAGGGAATGAATATGATTGCAGCCCATGTCGATTCGCCACGACTTGATTTAAAACCCAAACCGATTGAAGAGAAGTACGGTCTCGCATTTCTTAAAACCCATTATTACGGCGGAATAAAGAAATATCAATGGATGAATATTCCCCTCGCCCTTGTCGGAACTGTCGTTCTTGAATCAGGCGATAAATTGAATATAAACATTGGCAACGAAAAGGGAGACCCGGTTTTTGTGATAAGCGACTTGCTTCCTCATCTGGACAACCGGAAAGGTGACTTCAGAGAAGTTTTCAAAGGAAAAGACCTGAACGCTCTGGCCGCTTCGATTCCCTTCAAAGCTGAAGATAAAAAAATCCTGTTAAATACACATTTTTGA
- a CDS encoding HAD family hydrolase has protein sequence MIKLIIIDLDGTLLDENKEISNFNWKSLKKAMECGVAVTISTGRSYISAKDYIEHLGLEVPVSFQNGALILKQQLRQMNVLREVLLPADHAIEIVNRAREEGVPYIIFRDFFESPDMYMEFVPDSPYRSYYENNKFRIKTVKDPLQYIKSEGIPEIALEGPEDKIIKVVESLGINGNVSIIKNNKLGEHAFYEFFGPDVRKASSLNFLMKYFNVDSEEVAYIGDNFNDIDVMEKVGLPIAMANAPEEVKRYAKYITERDNHSHGVAEAVTKILEGEI, from the coding sequence ATGATCAAGCTTATAATAATAGACCTTGATGGAACTCTGCTTGATGAAAACAAAGAAATAAGCAATTTTAACTGGAAGAGCCTTAAAAAGGCTATGGAATGCGGGGTAGCAGTAACAATTTCTACGGGCAGGAGCTATATCTCCGCAAAAGACTATATTGAGCATCTTGGCCTTGAAGTCCCGGTTTCTTTCCAGAACGGTGCTCTTATCCTAAAACAGCAGTTGAGACAAATGAACGTGCTTCGTGAAGTGCTTTTGCCTGCTGATCACGCAATAGAAATTGTGAACAGAGCCAGAGAAGAAGGCGTACCCTATATAATTTTTCGGGATTTCTTCGAATCCCCCGATATGTATATGGAATTTGTGCCGGATTCGCCATATAGAAGTTACTATGAAAACAACAAATTCAGGATAAAAACCGTTAAAGACCCTCTGCAGTATATCAAGAGTGAAGGCATTCCAGAAATCGCTCTAGAGGGACCCGAAGATAAGATAATAAAGGTTGTTGAAAGCCTCGGCATAAATGGTAATGTTTCAATAATAAAAAACAACAAGCTGGGAGAACACGCTTTTTACGAATTTTTTGGACCGGATGTTAGAAAAGCAAGCAGTTTGAACTTTTTGATGAAGTACTTCAACGTCGATTCCGAAGAAGTCGCGTATATTGGTGATAACTTCAACGACATAGATGTCATGGAGAAAGTAGGGCTGCCGATAGCAATGGCAAATGCCCCGGAAGAAGTTAAAAGATACGCTAAATACATAACAGAGAGGGACAATCATTCTCATGGCGTTGCAGAAGCCGTCACGAAAATACTGGAAGGAGAGATTTGA
- a CDS encoding Fur family transcriptional regulator: MYVKESIELLKSKGYRITPQRITILKVLENNTEHPSAEEIFMQARRYNPSISFASIYNILEILEKEGIIKGILGIDGIKHYDPDTSYHVHFICEKCGRFLDLKDDTIDFSCFEEKFAGYEVKSIEVVVTGICSDCKKEL; the protein is encoded by the coding sequence ATGTATGTAAAGGAATCTATTGAGTTACTAAAAAGCAAGGGATACAGAATAACCCCTCAAAGGATTACCATCTTGAAAGTGCTGGAAAACAACACAGAGCACCCCTCAGCTGAAGAGATCTTTATGCAAGCGAGAAGATACAACCCTTCAATCTCTTTTGCGAGCATTTACAATATTCTGGAAATATTGGAGAAAGAAGGAATCATAAAAGGCATTCTCGGGATTGATGGCATAAAGCATTATGACCCCGACACTTCCTATCACGTTCATTTCATTTGCGAAAAGTGCGGGCGTTTTCTGGATTTGAAGGACGATACCATTGATTTTTCTTGCTTTGAAGAAAAATTCGCTGGATATGAAGTGAAAAGCATTGAAGTGGTTGTTACTGGAATATGCTCTGATTGCAAAAAGGAACTATAA
- a CDS encoding zinc-binding metallopeptidase family protein: MKLLYEKYGIKEEDLFSADLQLVPAIQPREIGIDRSMIGAYGHDDRICAYTAVTALIDAKNLKRSACVLLLDREEIGSDGNTGAKSYFWMNGIMRIARLLSLEEPWESTLLAVERSNMLSGDVAAAINPTFQDAHDTENAPQLGYGIVLTKYTGRGGKAGTSDASAEFVAKVRKVLNRASVNWQTGILGEVDRGGGGTVAKFFAEKGMDVLDAGPALLGMHSPFEIASKADIYETYRAYKAFLEMLNNA; this comes from the coding sequence TTGAAATTGCTATATGAGAAGTACGGTATAAAAGAAGAGGACCTCTTCAGTGCTGATCTCCAGCTTGTCCCTGCAATTCAACCCAGGGAAATAGGGATAGACCGCTCCATGATTGGCGCTTATGGCCATGATGATCGAATATGTGCTTATACAGCTGTTACTGCCCTGATTGATGCGAAAAACCTGAAAAGATCTGCCTGTGTATTATTGCTTGACAGGGAAGAAATCGGCAGTGATGGCAATACAGGTGCAAAAAGCTATTTCTGGATGAACGGCATTATGCGCATAGCGCGATTGCTTTCTCTCGAAGAACCCTGGGAAAGTACTCTTTTGGCTGTGGAGCGCTCGAATATGCTATCGGGAGACGTTGCAGCCGCAATAAATCCTACGTTTCAAGATGCACATGATACAGAAAACGCGCCACAGTTGGGATACGGTATAGTCCTTACAAAATATACCGGGCGTGGTGGAAAAGCTGGAACAAGTGACGCTTCAGCCGAATTCGTTGCAAAAGTCAGAAAAGTCCTTAACAGAGCTTCAGTGAACTGGCAAACAGGAATCCTTGGTGAAGTAGACCGTGGTGGTGGTGGGACTGTGGCAAAATTCTTTGCAGAAAAGGGCATGGATGTCCTCGATGCAGGACCAGCGCTTTTAGGAATGCATTCGCCTTTTGAAATCGCCTCAAAGGCCGATATTTACGAAACATACAGGGCTTATAAGGCATTTTTGGAGATGCTAAATAACGCATGA
- the lnt gene encoding apolipoprotein N-acyltransferase, with protein sequence MVSVLLSALATAFSMPGMLWGGVIWIALIPFLLDLEKGGLWKGTFKAFLYAYTYLMICHFWVLPVLSINVPEVLSSFPSFVGVLSFFLMGILMSFPFLGFGFLYKLYAHKFSESMLLSALFTASLFTLFDWLRSLGQLGFTGGSLADAFVNQKGLLQLSSFGGPYLLVFLVVFVNAMLVYAIKRKRKQKITFILATLSVIFALNMLVENFLPVPIENPMYDKKIVAIQTNIPQSLKYNESPMEVYSIIEKALKEIPEGDFAVLPEASFLYDIRNSFIGDKLQEISKERNLTMLIGFPAYENGQRYNQLRLLGSDGFSNEFYAKMKPTPFAEFLPYPKLFGMFKFMRFLDFFSPGEVPIVFEVGNQRIGSQICFDSYYPEVTRDLVNAGSYVILISTNDGWFNFQTGLVQHLSKAILRAVENRRYVIQVSNTGISAVVDPFGRIIKRLPTSSEWQAEYIIGDFHYLPRADRSFYTEYGDWFVYVLIAIVFFMILAGVFL encoded by the coding sequence ATGGTTTCGGTGCTGCTTTCAGCGTTGGCAACGGCTTTTTCCATGCCCGGCATGTTATGGGGAGGCGTGATATGGATCGCACTAATCCCCTTTTTGCTGGATCTGGAAAAGGGAGGTCTCTGGAAGGGGACTTTTAAGGCCTTTTTGTACGCTTATACTTATCTTATGATCTGCCACTTTTGGGTGCTACCGGTGCTTTCCATAAACGTCCCGGAAGTGCTGAGCTCTTTTCCGTCTTTTGTAGGTGTGCTCAGCTTCTTTCTGATGGGTATTTTGATGTCATTTCCCTTTCTGGGGTTCGGATTTCTCTATAAACTCTATGCCCATAAGTTTTCTGAATCTATGCTTCTGAGTGCATTGTTTACAGCCTCTTTGTTTACTCTTTTTGACTGGTTGAGGTCTCTTGGGCAACTTGGATTTACAGGCGGAAGTCTTGCCGACGCTTTTGTAAATCAGAAAGGCTTGCTACAACTATCTTCTTTTGGCGGACCATATCTCCTTGTTTTTCTTGTTGTCTTTGTCAACGCGATGCTGGTATACGCGATAAAACGCAAGCGGAAGCAGAAAATCACTTTTATTCTCGCGACACTGTCGGTGATTTTTGCACTTAACATGCTAGTAGAAAATTTTCTGCCAGTACCTATAGAGAATCCTATGTACGACAAAAAAATCGTTGCTATTCAGACGAATATTCCTCAATCTTTGAAGTACAATGAATCGCCAATGGAAGTATACAGCATAATTGAAAAAGCGCTCAAAGAAATTCCTGAAGGTGATTTTGCTGTTCTTCCAGAGGCCAGTTTTCTTTATGATATCCGAAATAGTTTCATAGGCGATAAACTGCAAGAAATATCAAAGGAGCGAAATTTAACAATGCTCATAGGCTTTCCGGCATATGAAAACGGTCAAAGGTACAATCAGCTGCGCTTGCTTGGTTCGGATGGTTTTTCAAATGAATTTTACGCGAAGATGAAGCCGACCCCTTTTGCTGAATTCCTGCCCTATCCAAAGTTATTTGGCATGTTCAAATTCATGAGATTTCTGGACTTCTTCTCCCCCGGGGAAGTGCCAATAGTTTTTGAAGTTGGTAATCAGCGGATTGGGTCTCAGATTTGCTTTGATTCCTATTATCCAGAGGTTACCCGGGACCTTGTCAATGCCGGCAGCTATGTCATTCTCATATCCACTAACGACGGTTGGTTCAATTTTCAAACAGGACTTGTGCAACATCTTTCGAAGGCAATCCTCAGGGCAGTCGAAAACAGGCGTTACGTTATTCAAGTATCCAATACCGGCATATCTGCAGTTGTTGACCCCTTCGGTAGGATTATCAAAAGATTGCCCACTTCATCGGAATGGCAAGCTGAATACATCATAGGTGATTTTCATTATCTCCCAAGGGCTGACAGAAGCTTTTACACAGAATACGGGGATTGGTTTGTTTACGTGCTCATAGCCATTGTCTTTTTCATGATTTTAGCTGGAGTGTTCCTGTAA
- the nth gene encoding endonuclease III has product MKIDCKPNEVARRIIQAFPREYNERDPFRVLVNTILSQRTRDENTDEASRRLFSKYKGPASIANARAEDLYELVRPAGMYRQKAERIVSVARELLKRYQGKVPSEIHKLLELPGVGRKTANIVLNVSFGIPALAVDTHVHRISNRLGWVKTKMPEDTERELTNLLEEELWGPINGSMVEFGRKLCKPRKPLCDNCPVKQCCDSYLASKNSY; this is encoded by the coding sequence ATGAAAATAGATTGCAAACCAAATGAAGTGGCTCGAAGAATAATTCAAGCCTTCCCGAGAGAGTACAATGAAAGAGACCCTTTTCGGGTTCTGGTAAATACAATACTCAGCCAGAGAACCCGTGACGAGAACACCGATGAAGCTTCAAGGCGGCTTTTTTCAAAATATAAAGGTCCAGCCTCCATTGCAAATGCGAGAGCAGAGGATCTTTATGAACTCGTTCGCCCGGCTGGTATGTACAGGCAAAAGGCTGAGCGCATTGTCTCAGTCGCCAGAGAGCTGTTAAAACGTTATCAAGGAAAAGTTCCTTCGGAAATTCACAAGCTCCTTGAACTTCCGGGCGTCGGAAGGAAGACCGCAAATATAGTTCTGAATGTCTCATTCGGGATCCCAGCTCTTGCCGTAGACACCCATGTTCACAGAATCAGCAACAGACTTGGCTGGGTAAAAACAAAAATGCCAGAAGATACCGAGCGGGAATTGACGAACCTTTTGGAAGAGGAACTTTGGGGGCCTATAAACGGTTCTATGGTCGAGTTCGGAAGAAAACTCTGCAAACCCAGAAAGCCTCTGTGTGATAACTGCCCTGTGAAACAGTGCTGTGATTCATATCTTGCTTCTAAAAACTCTTATTGA
- a CDS encoding RNA polymerase sigma factor — protein MDEKKLVEGLKKKQLWAYEVLYDRYARRLGSVVKSYLGVDDIDDVIQETFIKVFKNIKKFKGNSKLSTWLYRIAVNICKDIIAKRKRQNHLLVDFQEGEDQYISEPPATTDVFKEVMDELSFEELMDIIAKLSEEDRLLIKLRDIEGMTYDEIAEILEKPVGTVKSRLHYARKRLRELLEEVEYDV, from the coding sequence GTGGACGAAAAAAAGCTGGTCGAAGGATTGAAGAAGAAACAGCTTTGGGCTTATGAAGTGTTGTATGACAGATATGCCCGGCGTCTTGGAAGCGTTGTTAAGTCGTATCTCGGGGTAGATGATATAGATGACGTCATACAGGAGACTTTCATAAAGGTGTTCAAGAATATAAAGAAATTCAAGGGTAATTCAAAGCTTTCGACCTGGCTTTACAGAATTGCTGTGAACATATGTAAAGACATAATAGCTAAAAGAAAAAGGCAAAATCATTTGCTGGTTGATTTTCAAGAAGGAGAAGACCAATACATTAGTGAACCACCAGCAACCACCGATGTTTTCAAAGAGGTAATGGACGAACTCAGTTTTGAAGAGCTGATGGATATAATCGCGAAACTTTCTGAAGAAGATAGGCTACTGATTAAACTGAGGGATATAGAGGGAATGACCTATGACGAAATCGCTGAAATACTTGAAAAACCCGTTGGAACAGTGAAAAGCAGGCTTCACTATGCGAGAAAGAGGTTGAGGGAGCTACTCGAGGAGGTCGAGTACGATGTTTGA
- the pheT gene encoding phenylalanine--tRNA ligase subunit beta: MRISVEWLNDYIDLSDKSAPELANALSLSGTEVESVEYPWNYIEGAFTGRIEAVEDHPNADNLVVTKVNVGEKTYQIVTADKSVRTGEYVAVILSGGKLWNLEIKDRKFRGINSEGMFISLEELKLEEKSETVFRFSEPVETGKDIREALKLNSAVIEVELTANRGDCLSMFGISRELRAIYRKDFELPRADIEENPKEEIEIILDEGCKRYTALLMNDVTVKDSPLWLKRRLVAAGLRPINNVVDITNYVMLETGHPVHAFDADLIGGNRIIVRKARNGEKLTLLDGKEVSLIESDLLITNGEEPLALAGIMGGLKSGISSDTTRVLLEVAVFDPITIRKTARRLGISTDSSYRFERGVDASDSVYVIKRLASMISELSGASVSSKISDVGTPPKNIEIHLRKWFVDKVLGTVVPIEEIENILKYLGFDLEESGDGWDVKVPPYRYDISQEVDLVEEIGRIYGYEKVPSILPRILPGQENIPVEIKEIRRLKRILTASGYNEVINYSFINPEKLKKISGDFDPPMLKNPLSLDLSAMRPNIAFGLLETASYNFRRQNRDLKIFEAGNVFENTETVNEHLSVALLAMGRENADDYTDKRTISPYTFKGTIESILQLYGVEYSFKPASESWLEKRAAADVIVKGEKIGYFGIFDSGIADRVFEIKGQDLFVAELNIDRLIELKRTVIEEMAISPFPRVFRDLSLLIPYRSEFSEIEESIKKHGGENLASVKIMDIYKGKAIPDGYRSITVTLTFESFENTLTDEEISSAIEEIISALKNIGVNLREQ, encoded by the coding sequence ATGAGAATTTCCGTCGAGTGGTTGAATGACTATATAGATCTCTCAGATAAAAGCGCCCCTGAACTTGCTAACGCTTTGTCTTTAAGCGGAACAGAAGTTGAAAGCGTTGAGTATCCATGGAACTATATAGAAGGCGCATTTACAGGGCGAATAGAAGCGGTTGAAGACCACCCTAACGCCGACAATCTGGTAGTAACAAAAGTAAATGTTGGCGAAAAGACATACCAGATTGTAACTGCTGATAAAAGCGTAAGAACAGGGGAATATGTCGCTGTAATACTTTCCGGGGGAAAGCTGTGGAATCTGGAGATAAAGGACAGGAAGTTCAGAGGAATAAACTCCGAAGGCATGTTCATTTCTCTTGAAGAATTGAAGCTTGAAGAAAAATCCGAAACAGTTTTCAGGTTCAGCGAACCGGTGGAGACAGGAAAGGACATACGAGAAGCGTTGAAATTGAATTCAGCTGTAATCGAGGTGGAACTGACCGCAAACCGCGGAGATTGCCTTTCCATGTTTGGAATCAGCAGGGAGTTAAGAGCCATTTACCGCAAGGATTTTGAACTTCCGCGAGCTGATATAGAAGAAAACCCAAAAGAAGAGATTGAAATTATCCTGGATGAAGGGTGTAAGAGATATACGGCATTATTGATGAATGATGTAACTGTAAAGGACTCTCCACTCTGGCTGAAAAGGCGTCTTGTTGCAGCCGGGTTACGCCCCATAAACAATGTTGTCGACATAACAAACTATGTGATGCTGGAAACTGGCCATCCGGTGCATGCTTTCGATGCGGACCTTATCGGTGGCAACCGGATAATCGTGCGTAAAGCGAGAAACGGTGAAAAATTGACCCTTCTTGACGGCAAGGAAGTTTCGCTGATTGAAAGCGACCTTCTTATAACAAACGGAGAAGAGCCTCTTGCGCTGGCCGGAATAATGGGTGGATTGAAATCAGGCATTTCATCAGATACGACAAGAGTGCTGCTGGAAGTGGCGGTCTTTGATCCAATTACGATAAGGAAAACGGCAAGAAGGCTTGGAATAAGTACTGACAGTTCTTATAGATTTGAAAGGGGTGTTGATGCTTCTGATTCAGTATACGTAATCAAAAGACTGGCATCAATGATCTCGGAGCTTTCCGGTGCATCGGTTTCCAGCAAAATTTCAGATGTTGGCACACCTCCAAAGAATATAGAAATCCATCTCAGGAAGTGGTTTGTCGACAAGGTGCTTGGCACTGTGGTTCCCATTGAAGAAATAGAAAATATCTTGAAATATCTGGGCTTTGATCTCGAAGAATCCGGTGATGGCTGGGATGTAAAGGTACCGCCTTACCGATATGACATATCCCAGGAGGTAGATCTTGTGGAGGAAATAGGGCGTATTTATGGATATGAAAAGGTTCCTTCAATTTTACCTCGTATCTTGCCCGGGCAGGAAAATATTCCTGTCGAAATAAAGGAAATAAGGCGCCTGAAAAGAATTCTTACTGCCTCCGGATACAATGAAGTAATAAATTACAGTTTCATAAACCCCGAAAAGCTAAAGAAAATTTCAGGGGATTTTGACCCGCCAATGTTGAAGAACCCCTTATCACTGGATCTTTCAGCGATGAGGCCTAATATTGCTTTCGGATTGCTGGAAACGGCCTCTTATAATTTCCGCAGGCAAAACAGGGACCTGAAAATCTTTGAAGCAGGAAATGTCTTTGAAAATACAGAGACTGTGAATGAGCACCTGTCAGTTGCTTTACTGGCAATGGGCCGGGAAAATGCTGATGATTACACAGATAAGAGGACTATTAGTCCTTACACTTTCAAAGGAACTATCGAAAGCATACTTCAACTTTATGGTGTTGAATACAGTTTTAAGCCTGCATCGGAAAGCTGGTTAGAAAAGCGGGCTGCTGCTGATGTGATTGTAAAAGGCGAAAAGATCGGGTATTTTGGCATTTTCGATTCCGGGATTGCTGACAGGGTTTTTGAAATTAAAGGCCAGGATCTTTTTGTTGCTGAATTAAACATCGATAGGCTCATTGAATTAAAAAGAACTGTTATCGAAGAGATGGCTATATCTCCATTCCCGAGGGTTTTTAGAGACTTATCTTTACTGATTCCATACCGTTCTGAATTCTCTGAAATTGAGGAATCCATCAAAAAACATGGCGGGGAAAACCTTGCTTCCGTTAAGATAATGGATATTTACAAAGGGAAAGCAATTCCAGATGGTTATAGAAGCATCACTGTAACCCTAACCTTTGAATCCTTTGAGAACACGCTAACAGACGAAGAAATATCCAGTGCAATCGAAGAGATCATAAGCGCGTTAAAAAATATCGGAGTGAACCTGCGTGAGCAGTGA
- the pheS gene encoding phenylalanine--tRNA ligase subunit alpha, protein MADQLIDLQSALEEIDGASELSALQNIKAKYLGKQGIITGLFKKLSSIPQEEKRVFGQRVNALKNQIEAKIAEKRAEIEKRLREEKEQRNRFDITLPGAIRDIGAYHIVSQVMEEVQEFWLSMGFEIATGPEVEDVYYNFEALNTPEWHPARDMHDTFYFNSNRLLRTHTSPIQIRVMEKRTPPLAIFAPGKCYRKDTPDTTHLPMFHQFEVLYVDKHVSVAHLKGILETFVKRVFGRDRKIRLRPSFFPFTEPSFEVDVSCSICGGEGCRSCGGTGWLEILGSGIVHPNVFKNVGYDPEEWSGFALGMGVERIVMLKHDIADIRDLLRNDKRFLKKFMGVNI, encoded by the coding sequence ATGGCAGACCAATTGATCGATTTACAGAGCGCGCTGGAAGAAATCGATGGTGCGTCGGAACTTTCTGCTTTGCAAAATATAAAAGCGAAATATCTGGGTAAGCAGGGGATTATCACAGGGCTTTTTAAAAAACTTTCTTCCATTCCCCAGGAAGAAAAAAGGGTTTTTGGACAAAGGGTTAATGCACTGAAGAATCAGATTGAAGCAAAGATAGCTGAAAAGCGAGCTGAAATAGAGAAACGCCTCCGGGAAGAAAAAGAACAAAGAAATCGCTTTGACATAACACTTCCCGGTGCTATTAGAGATATTGGGGCATATCATATTGTTTCCCAGGTGATGGAGGAAGTGCAGGAGTTCTGGCTGAGTATGGGTTTTGAGATAGCCACCGGCCCGGAAGTTGAAGACGTGTACTATAATTTTGAAGCCCTAAATACACCAGAGTGGCACCCGGCGAGGGATATGCATGACACATTCTACTTCAATTCAAACCGCCTTCTAAGAACCCATACTTCCCCGATACAAATAAGGGTAATGGAAAAGCGAACGCCGCCCCTTGCTATATTCGCCCCCGGCAAATGTTATAGGAAAGACACCCCGGACACGACTCACCTGCCGATGTTTCATCAGTTCGAAGTGCTTTATGTCGACAAGCATGTATCGGTAGCTCACTTAAAGGGAATCCTTGAAACCTTCGTGAAGCGCGTATTTGGAAGGGACAGGAAAATTAGGTTAAGACCGAGTTTTTTCCCTTTCACTGAACCGAGCTTTGAAGTCGATGTTTCCTGCAGCATCTGTGGCGGAGAGGGGTGCAGAAGCTGTGGCGGTACAGGATGGCTTGAGATACTCGGCTCGGGGATAGTCCATCCGAATGTGTTCAAAAATGTGGGATATGACCCTGAGGAATGGTCAGGATTTGCTCTTGGAATGGGAGTGGAAAGAATCGTAATGCTAAAGCACGACATTGCTGATATTCGTGATCTATTGAGAAATGACAAGAGATTCCTTAAAAAGTTCATGGGGGTGAACATATGA
- a CDS encoding inositol monophosphatase family protein, translated as MSSERILVKEISEKLREIWRGLADTRQIINIKEKTGFRDIVTDVDIAIEKVLRDFLILLLPGTGYFGEETGKTSGEDFWIVDPVDGTTNFSRKNPHFATQVALYSRKEIILGVVYDPSRDEMFTAIKSKGAFLNGNKIHVSDVSELEKSSVHTGLQYSSNTAFERVTLRIKQAIAKCRALRIAGSACLDLCYVACGRSDIFWEESLQPWDVSAGKLIVEEAGGYVGSCLDEPFSLFAPNILASNGNGKLLSSFKKNILNI; from the coding sequence GTGAGCAGTGAGAGAATTTTAGTCAAAGAAATCTCGGAAAAGCTTAGAGAAATCTGGCGGGGATTAGCTGATACCCGCCAGATTATTAATATAAAGGAAAAAACAGGCTTCAGGGATATTGTAACAGATGTGGATATCGCAATTGAAAAGGTACTCAGAGATTTTCTGATCCTCTTGCTTCCGGGTACAGGTTATTTTGGAGAGGAAACGGGGAAAACATCGGGAGAAGACTTCTGGATAGTGGACCCTGTTGATGGCACAACAAATTTTTCAAGGAAAAACCCACATTTCGCCACTCAAGTAGCGCTGTATTCAAGAAAAGAAATCATTCTTGGTGTTGTTTATGATCCATCGAGGGATGAAATGTTTACAGCAATAAAAAGCAAGGGAGCCTTTTTAAACGGAAACAAAATTCATGTTAGCGACGTTTCTGAACTTGAAAAGTCTTCGGTTCATACAGGGTTGCAATATTCTTCAAATACAGCCTTTGAACGAGTAACGCTGAGGATCAAACAAGCAATCGCAAAATGCAGGGCTTTAAGAATTGCGGGAAGCGCATGTTTGGACCTCTGTTATGTAGCATGCGGAAGAAGCGATATTTTCTGGGAAGAATCTCTTCAACCATGGGATGTATCAGCAGGAAAACTCATCGTTGAAGAAGCCGGTGGCTACGTGGGAAGCTGTCTTGATGAACCCTTTAGCCTTTTTGCGCCAAACATTCTTGCTTCCAATGGGAACGGAAAACTTCTTTCGAGCTTTAAGAAAAATATTCTCAATATATAG